One Pseudonocardia abyssalis DNA segment encodes these proteins:
- a CDS encoding phosphatase domain-containing protein, whose translation MSLAPSGDARPLAVFDVDGVLADVTHRLHHLRARPQRWERFFTAADRDPLLVEGADRLRAALADHEVLYLTGRPERTRRLTERWLAKHDLPTGPLIMRDDHDSRPARWMKREVLRRLSASREIVSVLDDDPAVVAVLEADGWPVELATWLPHSSTLQTAQEHDGRT comes from the coding sequence GTGAGCCTCGCCCCCTCCGGCGACGCCCGTCCGCTGGCGGTGTTCGACGTCGACGGGGTGCTCGCCGACGTCACCCACCGGCTGCACCATCTGCGCGCCCGGCCGCAGCGCTGGGAGCGGTTCTTCACCGCGGCCGACCGCGACCCGCTGCTGGTCGAGGGGGCCGACCGGCTGCGCGCGGCGCTCGCCGACCACGAGGTCCTGTACCTGACGGGGCGGCCCGAGCGCACACGCCGGCTCACCGAACGTTGGCTCGCGAAGCACGACCTCCCGACCGGGCCGCTGATCATGCGCGACGACCACGACTCGCGTCCGGCCCGCTGGATGAAGCGGGAGGTGCTGCGGCGGCTGTCGGCGAGCCGCGAGATCGTCTCCGTGCTCGACGACGACCCCGCCGTCGTCGCCGTGCTGGAGGCGGACGGCTGGCCGGTCGAGCTGGCGACCTGGCTGCCGCATTCGTCGACCCTGCAGACGGCGCAGGAGCACGACGGCCGGACGTAG
- a CDS encoding DHA2 family efflux MFS transporter permease subunit yields the protein MPLDPLARRVAAVLVLGGFMVVLDTTVTVVALAALARDLDASISAVQWATTAYTLALVAVIPLAAWATARLGSRGTYVLAVVVFTLGSVLAAAAWDVGTLVAARVVQGLGGGLINPVGMAIALRTVAAGQRGRMMSLFGVPVLIAPLVGPVLGGWLIDTLSWRWIFLINVPVGLAVIACRRWLVADGQGAAAPLDVVGLALLAPGAAALAYGVTAIGDAGRLTAGGTVPAAVGAVMVAAFVPWSLRHRSPLLRLRLLRERALAAGLATVAPFGAAYFGAMFVLPLYWQVVRGEGATFAGAVGIPQVLATGLTMQVATRLVDRVPPRRIVVAGIATALTGQLLMLAQLTATAPVAGLMAAGAVTGVGVGATLMPAMTGATRDLPHDDIPSGSTILAINQQLAVSLGVAAVSALLTALVATRAPVLGAGGLGAATDLDPAARLALAPDLAAALQLTLVLPVGLTALSLAVAVTALRTAPPVAAR from the coding sequence ATGCCCCTGGACCCCCTCGCCCGCCGCGTCGCCGCCGTGCTCGTCCTCGGCGGGTTCATGGTCGTGCTGGACACGACGGTCACCGTCGTGGCCCTGGCCGCGCTCGCCCGTGACCTCGACGCCTCGATCTCGGCGGTGCAGTGGGCCACCACCGCGTACACGCTCGCTCTGGTGGCGGTGATCCCGTTGGCCGCGTGGGCGACGGCCCGGCTCGGCTCCCGCGGCACGTACGTGCTGGCCGTCGTGGTCTTCACGCTCGGTTCGGTGCTGGCCGCGGCGGCGTGGGACGTCGGGACACTGGTCGCGGCACGCGTCGTGCAGGGTCTCGGCGGCGGGCTGATCAACCCGGTCGGCATGGCGATCGCGCTGCGCACCGTGGCGGCCGGGCAGCGGGGCCGGATGATGAGCCTGTTCGGGGTACCGGTGCTGATCGCGCCGCTGGTCGGGCCGGTGCTGGGCGGCTGGCTGATCGACACCCTGTCCTGGCGGTGGATCTTCCTGATCAACGTGCCGGTCGGGCTGGCCGTGATCGCCTGCCGGCGGTGGCTGGTCGCCGACGGGCAGGGCGCCGCGGCCCCGCTGGACGTCGTCGGCCTGGCACTGCTCGCCCCCGGCGCCGCGGCGCTCGCCTACGGCGTCACCGCGATCGGTGACGCCGGGCGGCTCACGGCGGGCGGGACGGTACCGGCTGCGGTCGGGGCGGTGATGGTCGCGGCGTTCGTGCCGTGGTCGCTGCGGCACCGCAGCCCGCTGCTGCGGCTGCGGCTGCTCCGGGAGCGCGCGCTGGCGGCCGGCCTCGCGACCGTGGCCCCGTTCGGCGCCGCCTACTTCGGTGCGATGTTCGTGCTGCCGCTGTACTGGCAGGTCGTGCGCGGGGAGGGCGCCACGTTCGCCGGGGCCGTCGGCATCCCGCAGGTGCTCGCCACCGGCCTCACGATGCAGGTGGCGACGCGCCTGGTCGACCGGGTACCGCCCCGGCGGATCGTCGTCGCCGGGATCGCGACGGCCCTCACCGGGCAGCTGCTGATGCTGGCCCAGCTCACGGCCACCGCTCCCGTGGCCGGGCTGATGGCGGCGGGAGCCGTCACCGGCGTGGGCGTCGGTGCCACCCTGATGCCCGCGATGACCGGCGCCACCCGCGATCTGCCCCACGACGACATCCCGAGCGGCTCCACGATCCTCGCCATCAACCAGCAGCTCGCGGTGTCGCTCGGCGTCGCGGCGGTGTCGGCGCTGCTCACGGCCCTGGTGGCGACCCGGGCGCCGGTGCTCGGCGCGGGCGGGCTGGGGGCGGCGACGGACCTCGACCCGGCCGCCCGGCTGGCGCTCGCCCCGGACCTGGCGGCGGCGCTGCAGCTCACGCTGGTGCTGCCGGTGGGGCTGACGGCGCTGTCGCTGGCCGTGGCCGTCACCGCGTTGCGGACGGCCCCGCCGGTGGCCGCCCGCTGA
- a CDS encoding heparan-alpha-glucosaminide N-acetyltransferase domain-containing protein, with the protein MRITGVDAARGLALLGMAAAHLHATTGPDGRATVVGDLVAGRASALFAVLAGVGIALGSRRGEGAGAALVVRALLVGALGLGLETVLDAPPAVILAQYALLFLVAVPLLRVPAPALFAAAAVWCVASPVLSHVLRAGMPDGPGPQPSFTMPPGELIVTLGLTGYYPVLTWTTYLLVGLGVGRLDLAAPRTAWRLVGAGAALAVLALGSSALLGGGPSGEQRAGITPSDDLAWLLTAARHSGTPFDLAHTTGTALLVLGLCLPAPRVVGAVLAGPGAVPLTLYTAHIVVGGLLAPFGTAVWVLQAAVALVVGGLLRNAGRRGPLEFGVAAASGAVRERVLRWRGRASPAPPAARRSGGPGAA; encoded by the coding sequence ATGAGGATCACCGGCGTCGACGCCGCCCGGGGGCTCGCCCTGCTCGGCATGGCCGCCGCGCACCTGCACGCCACCACCGGACCCGACGGCCGGGCGACGGTCGTGGGCGACCTGGTGGCGGGCCGGGCGTCGGCGCTGTTCGCGGTGCTGGCGGGGGTCGGGATCGCGCTGGGGTCGCGCCGGGGCGAGGGCGCCGGGGCGGCGCTGGTCGTGCGGGCGCTGCTGGTCGGGGCGCTCGGTCTCGGGCTGGAGACCGTCCTCGACGCCCCGCCCGCGGTGATCCTCGCCCAGTACGCGCTGCTGTTCCTGGTCGCCGTGCCGCTGCTGCGCGTCCCGGCGCCCGCGCTGTTCGCGGCGGCGGCCGTGTGGTGCGTCGCGTCCCCGGTGCTGAGCCACGTGCTGCGCGCGGGGATGCCGGACGGGCCCGGCCCGCAGCCGTCGTTCACGATGCCGCCGGGGGAGCTGATCGTGACGCTCGGCCTCACCGGCTACTACCCGGTGCTCACCTGGACCACCTACCTGCTGGTGGGGCTCGGCGTCGGGCGGCTGGACCTGGCGGCGCCGCGCACGGCGTGGCGGCTCGTCGGGGCCGGGGCGGCGCTCGCGGTGCTGGCGCTCGGCTCGTCGGCCCTGCTCGGGGGCGGCCCGAGCGGCGAGCAGCGCGCCGGGATCACCCCGTCCGACGACCTGGCCTGGCTCCTCACCGCCGCCCGGCACTCCGGCACGCCGTTCGACCTGGCCCACACCACCGGAACGGCGCTGCTGGTCCTGGGCCTGTGTCTGCCGGCCCCGCGGGTGGTGGGCGCCGTCCTCGCCGGTCCCGGCGCGGTCCCGCTGACCCTCTACACCGCGCACATCGTCGTCGGCGGGCTGCTCGCGCCGTTCGGCACGGCGGTGTGGGTCCTGCAGGCGGCCGTGGCGCTGGTCGTCGGCGGGCTGCTGCGCAACGCCGGACGCCGCGGCCCCCTCGAGTTCGGGGTGGCCGCGGCGTCGGGTGCCGTGCGGGAGCGGGTGCTCAGGTGGAGGGGAAGAGCTTCTCCTGCTCCGCCCGCAGCTCGTCGATCAGGCGGCCCGGGGGCAGCGTGA
- the ispG gene encoding flavodoxin-dependent (E)-4-hydroxy-3-methylbut-2-enyl-diphosphate synthase, producing the protein MPVPPAPTLSDRRKTRQLQVGTVGVGSDHPISVQSMTTTLTSDVNATLQQIAELTAAGCDIVRVACPSQDDADALPAIAAKSQIPVIADIHFQPKYVFAAIDAGCAAVRVNPGNIRKFDDQVKEIARAAKDRGTPIRIGVNAGSLDKRLMEKYGKATPEALAESAMWEASLFAEHDFHDIKISVKHNDPVVMIRAYELLAEQCDYPLHLGVTEAGPAFQGTIKSAVAFGALLRQGIGDTIRVSLSAPPVEEVKVGIQILQSLNLKQRKLEIVSCPSCGRAQVDVYKLAEEVTAGLTGMEVPLRVAVMGCVVNGPGEAREADLGVASGNGKGQIFVKGEVIKTVPEHAIVETLIEEAMKLAETMEASGEPQVSVG; encoded by the coding sequence ATGCCCGTTCCTCCCGCGCCGACCCTGTCGGACCGCCGGAAGACCCGTCAGCTGCAGGTGGGCACGGTCGGCGTCGGTTCCGACCACCCGATCTCGGTGCAGTCGATGACCACCACCCTGACCTCCGACGTCAACGCCACCCTCCAGCAGATCGCCGAGCTCACCGCGGCCGGCTGCGACATCGTGCGCGTCGCCTGCCCGAGCCAGGACGACGCCGACGCGCTGCCCGCCATCGCGGCGAAGTCGCAGATCCCGGTGATCGCCGACATCCACTTCCAGCCCAAGTACGTCTTCGCCGCGATCGACGCCGGCTGCGCCGCGGTGCGCGTCAACCCCGGCAACATCCGCAAGTTCGACGACCAGGTCAAGGAGATCGCGCGCGCCGCCAAGGACCGCGGCACGCCGATCCGGATCGGCGTCAACGCCGGCTCGCTCGACAAGCGTCTGATGGAGAAGTACGGCAAGGCCACGCCCGAGGCGCTGGCCGAGTCGGCGATGTGGGAGGCGAGCCTGTTCGCCGAGCACGACTTCCACGACATCAAGATCTCGGTCAAGCACAACGACCCCGTCGTGATGATCCGCGCCTACGAACTCCTCGCCGAGCAGTGCGACTACCCGCTGCACCTCGGCGTCACCGAGGCCGGCCCCGCGTTCCAGGGCACGATCAAGTCCGCCGTCGCGTTCGGGGCGCTGCTGCGCCAGGGCATCGGCGACACGATCCGCGTCTCGCTGTCGGCCCCACCCGTCGAGGAGGTGAAGGTCGGCATCCAGATCCTGCAGTCGCTCAACCTCAAGCAGCGCAAGCTGGAGATCGTGTCCTGCCCGTCGTGCGGGCGGGCCCAGGTCGACGTCTACAAGCTCGCCGAGGAGGTCACCGCCGGGCTCACGGGCATGGAGGTGCCGCTGCGCGTCGCGGTCATGGGCTGCGTCGTCAACGGGCCGGGGGAGGCCCGCGAGGCCGATCTGGGCGTCGCGTCGGGCAACGGCAAGGGCCAGATCTTCGTCAAGGGCGAGGTCATCAAGACCGTCCCCGAGCACGCGATCGTCGAGACGCTCATCGAGGAGGCCATGAAGCTGGCCGAGACGATGGAGGCGTCCGGCGAACCCCAGGTGTCGGTGGGCTGA
- a CDS encoding FAD-dependent oxidoreductase, translating into MRVIVIGAGIGGLALAQSLRRGEVEVAVHDRDTDVSATGGYRLHLDHHACAALRRALPPELYQALLGNSAGSAGFRRFAFVDHRMRVLATEARDPEEDTILVGRIPLRRLLAHGLGDALRFGAEFTHHATHPDGTVTAHFADGSTDRGDLLVGADGVGSRVTAALAGRPTSRPLGVWGLAGRTHLTDALRARLPDAVRVGPVLAVGPGGIGVFLSVHDPAAGTVVDPAACVAVPADVERADLVWGLNATAERFPDGVRDLAPDALQRVAVAMLEGWDDDVRTLVAADASAVGIFGFHAADPDGDLTPWPSGVVTGIGDAVHAMPPTGGRAAATAVRDADLLASHLLDVRGGTSTIPLAVRTYEQRMPSYAVDAIRESLAPLAWMRRLTAPRTRLPARAGLAAPAAARRWRMS; encoded by the coding sequence ATGCGCGTCATCGTCATCGGGGCCGGCATCGGCGGCCTCGCCCTCGCCCAGTCCCTGCGCCGCGGGGAGGTCGAGGTCGCGGTGCACGACCGCGACACCGACGTCTCCGCCACCGGGGGCTACCGGCTCCACCTCGACCACCACGCCTGCGCGGCGCTGCGTCGTGCCCTGCCACCCGAGCTCTACCAGGCCCTGCTCGGCAACTCCGCGGGATCGGCGGGGTTCCGGCGGTTCGCGTTCGTCGACCACCGCATGCGCGTGCTCGCCACCGAGGCGCGCGACCCCGAGGAGGACACGATCCTCGTCGGGCGGATCCCGCTGCGGCGCCTGCTCGCGCACGGGCTGGGCGACGCCCTGCGGTTCGGCGCCGAGTTCACCCACCACGCGACCCACCCCGACGGCACGGTCACCGCCCACTTCGCCGACGGGTCGACCGACCGCGGCGACCTGCTCGTCGGGGCCGACGGCGTCGGGTCACGCGTCACGGCCGCGCTCGCCGGCCGCCCGACCTCGCGCCCGCTCGGTGTCTGGGGCCTGGCGGGCCGCACCCACCTGACCGACGCCCTCCGGGCCCGGCTGCCGGACGCGGTCCGGGTCGGTCCGGTGCTGGCGGTCGGGCCGGGCGGGATCGGCGTCTTCCTCAGCGTGCACGACCCGGCCGCCGGCACGGTCGTCGATCCGGCGGCGTGCGTGGCGGTCCCCGCCGACGTCGAGCGGGCCGATCTCGTGTGGGGCCTCAACGCCACCGCGGAGCGGTTCCCGGACGGCGTCCGCGACCTGGCCCCGGACGCCCTGCAGCGCGTCGCCGTCGCGATGCTGGAGGGCTGGGACGACGACGTCCGCACGCTCGTGGCTGCCGACGCCTCCGCGGTGGGGATCTTCGGGTTCCACGCCGCCGACCCCGACGGCGACCTCACGCCGTGGCCCAGCGGCGTCGTCACCGGGATCGGCGACGCGGTGCACGCCATGCCGCCGACCGGGGGACGCGCGGCCGCCACCGCCGTGCGGGACGCTGACCTGCTGGCCTCCCACCTGCTCGACGTCCGCGGAGGCACCTCGACGATCCCGCTCGCCGTGCGCACCTACGAGCAGCGGATGCCGTCCTACGCGGTCGACGCGATCCGGGAGTCGCTCGCCCCGCTGGCCTGGATGCGCCGGCTGACCGCGCCGCGGACCCGGCTCCCGGCCCGGGCCGGGCTCGCCGCACCGGCCGCGGCCCGGCGGTGGCGGATGTCCTGA
- the rfbC gene encoding dTDP-4-dehydrorhamnose 3,5-epimerase yields MLIQSTPLDGAALIDLKRLEDDRGFFARSFCRQEFLDAGLDPVVEQTNISFNHKAGTLRGMHFQFSPHQETKLIRCLRGAIWDVIVDLRPDSPTFMQHFGVDLTEDNMTSLLVPKDFGHGYIALTDGATVHYQVSTAYTPGAEGGLRWDDPELALPWPIQPTVISSKDAAWPLLSEKPWGQR; encoded by the coding sequence ATGCTGATCCAATCCACGCCCCTCGACGGTGCCGCTCTGATCGACCTCAAGCGCCTGGAGGACGACCGCGGCTTCTTCGCCCGGTCCTTCTGCCGCCAGGAGTTCCTCGACGCGGGCCTCGACCCGGTCGTCGAGCAGACGAACATCTCGTTCAACCACAAGGCCGGCACCCTGCGCGGGATGCACTTCCAGTTCTCCCCGCACCAGGAGACGAAGCTCATCCGCTGCCTGCGCGGCGCGATCTGGGACGTCATCGTCGACCTGCGCCCGGACTCCCCCACCTTCATGCAGCACTTCGGCGTCGACCTCACCGAGGACAACATGACCTCGCTGCTGGTGCCGAAGGACTTCGGGCACGGCTACATCGCGCTCACCGACGGCGCCACCGTGCACTACCAGGTCAGCACCGCCTACACCCCGGGCGCCGAGGGCGGCCTGCGCTGGGACGACCCGGAGCTCGCGCTGCCGTGGCCGATCCAGCCGACCGTGATCTCGTCGAAGGACGCGGCCTGGCCGCTGCTCTCCGAGAAGCCGTGGGGTCAGCGATGA
- a CDS encoding GNAT family N-acetyltransferase, which yields MLRVAGARLLDDRDRPVVRAALDADPVASCMVAARVEIAGLDPWRLGGEVWASGSRHDGLCFSGANLVPLRGERSAIRSFAERARRHGRSCSSIVGRAELVLPLWEELAPHWAPAREVRADQPLMVLPGLPAVTPDPAVRPVRPDELDRYLPAAIAMFTEEVGVDPRAGDGGAGYRARVAELVAAGRAFARFEGDQVVFKAEIGALSSRVGQIQGVWVHPACRGRGLGTAGTAALVERLAGMDRVSSLYVNGFNHVARASYARIGFTQVASFSTILF from the coding sequence GTGCTCAGAGTCGCCGGTGCCCGGCTTCTCGACGACCGGGACCGTCCGGTCGTCCGCGCCGCGCTCGACGCGGATCCGGTGGCGTCGTGCATGGTCGCCGCGCGCGTCGAGATCGCCGGCCTGGACCCGTGGCGCCTCGGCGGCGAGGTGTGGGCGTCCGGCTCGCGCCACGACGGGCTGTGCTTCTCCGGGGCCAACCTCGTCCCGCTGCGCGGCGAGCGCTCCGCGATCCGCAGCTTCGCCGAGCGGGCCCGCCGCCACGGCCGCTCCTGCTCCTCGATCGTCGGCCGCGCCGAGCTGGTGCTGCCGCTGTGGGAGGAGCTGGCCCCGCACTGGGCGCCCGCCCGCGAGGTCCGCGCCGACCAGCCGCTGATGGTGCTGCCCGGCCTGCCCGCCGTCACCCCCGACCCGGCCGTGCGCCCGGTCCGCCCCGACGAGCTCGACCGCTACCTCCCGGCCGCCATCGCGATGTTCACCGAGGAGGTCGGTGTCGACCCCCGCGCGGGCGACGGTGGCGCCGGCTACCGTGCCCGCGTCGCCGAGCTGGTGGCGGCGGGCCGCGCGTTCGCCCGCTTCGAGGGCGACCAGGTGGTGTTCAAGGCCGAGATCGGGGCGCTGTCGAGCCGGGTCGGGCAGATCCAGGGCGTCTGGGTGCACCCCGCCTGCCGCGGGCGGGGCCTCGGCACGGCCGGCACCGCCGCCCTGGTGGAGCGCCTCGCCGGGATGGACCGGGTGTCGAGCCTGTACGTCAACGGGTTCAACCACGTCGCCCGCGCCTCCTACGCGCGCATCGGGTTCACCCAGGTCGCCAGCTTCTCCACGATCCTGTTCTAG
- a CDS encoding NAD(P)H-dependent oxidoreductase has translation MIITDTALAKREAENRPIRVGMVGAGFMGRGLANHIVNTVPGMLLVAVANKTLANAERAYTEAGATPVRVSTGSEVDAAIAAGTPAVLEDAFELLKAEQIDCIVDVTGAVEFGARVTVTAIERGLPVVTMNAELDGTVGPLLAQRAREAGVILTGVDGDQPGVQGNLIRFVKSLGVTPLVSGNIKGLQDEYRNPTTQKGFAEKWGQDPYMVTSFADGTKVSYEQAIVANAHGFTVPKRGMFGRDHHGHVDALTEMYDLDQLRELGGIVDYVVGSQPGPGIYVLGTHDDPKQRHYLELYKLGKGPLYSFYTPYHLCHFEVPNTIARAVDFADAALTPPGGPRVDVVAGVKQDLKAGHTVDGLGGYDTYGLAESTPVTRAEGLLPMGVAEGCVLLRDVKKDEVLTYADVTLPPGRLIDELRAEQEKLFPST, from the coding sequence ATGATCATCACCGACACCGCGCTCGCGAAGCGCGAGGCGGAGAACCGCCCCATCCGCGTCGGCATGGTCGGCGCCGGGTTCATGGGTCGCGGGCTCGCGAACCACATCGTCAACACCGTGCCCGGCATGCTGCTCGTGGCCGTGGCCAACAAGACCCTCGCCAACGCCGAGCGCGCCTACACCGAGGCCGGCGCGACCCCGGTCCGGGTGAGCACCGGCTCCGAGGTCGACGCCGCGATCGCCGCGGGCACCCCCGCCGTCCTCGAGGACGCGTTCGAGCTCCTCAAGGCCGAGCAGATCGACTGCATCGTCGACGTCACGGGCGCGGTCGAGTTCGGCGCGCGCGTCACCGTCACCGCGATCGAGCGCGGGCTGCCCGTCGTCACGATGAACGCCGAGCTCGACGGCACCGTCGGCCCGCTGCTCGCCCAGCGCGCCCGCGAGGCGGGCGTCATCCTCACCGGCGTCGACGGCGACCAGCCCGGCGTGCAGGGCAACCTGATTCGGTTCGTGAAGAGCCTGGGCGTCACGCCGCTGGTCTCGGGCAACATCAAGGGCCTGCAGGACGAGTACCGCAACCCGACGACCCAGAAGGGCTTCGCCGAGAAGTGGGGCCAGGACCCCTACATGGTCACGAGCTTCGCCGACGGCACCAAGGTGTCCTACGAGCAGGCGATCGTGGCCAACGCGCACGGGTTCACCGTGCCGAAGCGCGGCATGTTCGGGCGTGACCACCACGGCCACGTCGACGCGCTCACCGAGATGTACGACCTCGACCAGCTCCGCGAGCTGGGCGGCATCGTCGACTACGTGGTGGGCTCGCAGCCCGGCCCCGGCATCTACGTCCTGGGCACCCACGACGACCCGAAGCAGCGCCACTACCTCGAGCTCTACAAGCTCGGGAAGGGCCCGCTGTACAGCTTCTACACGCCCTACCACCTGTGCCACTTCGAGGTGCCGAACACGATCGCGCGCGCGGTCGACTTCGCCGACGCCGCGCTCACCCCGCCCGGCGGGCCGCGCGTCGACGTCGTCGCAGGCGTGAAGCAGGACCTCAAGGCGGGTCACACCGTCGACGGTCTGGGCGGCTACGACACCTACGGCCTCGCCGAGTCGACACCGGTCACCCGGGCCGAGGGACTGCTGCCGATGGGCGTGGCCGAGGGCTGCGTGCTGCTGCGCGACGTCAAGAAGGACGAGGTGCTCACCTACGCCGACGTCACGCTGCCCCCGGGCCGCCTGATCGACGAGCTGCGGGCGGAGCAGGAGAAGCTCTTCCCCTCCACCTGA
- a CDS encoding MarR family winged helix-turn-helix transcriptional regulator, which yields MSEESFAAWTLVRASHVVARGFTTVFAQVGLTPTQFGVLAYLSDEPALTQAELARRVLVRPQSLGELLVPLLERGLVSRDGPGGRGRRSGIAITDAGRELMAAALPGVQRFEAGLGLDPGQLRTLDDLLHTVLRTLGEDG from the coding sequence GTGTCGGAGGAGTCGTTCGCCGCGTGGACGCTGGTGCGGGCCTCGCACGTCGTCGCACGCGGGTTCACGACGGTGTTCGCGCAGGTCGGGCTCACGCCCACGCAGTTCGGGGTGCTCGCGTACCTCTCCGACGAGCCCGCGCTGACCCAGGCCGAGCTCGCGCGGCGGGTGCTCGTGCGGCCGCAGAGCCTGGGGGAGCTGCTGGTCCCGCTGCTCGAGCGCGGGCTCGTGTCGCGCGACGGCCCGGGCGGACGGGGACGGCGCAGCGGGATCGCGATCACCGACGCCGGCCGGGAGCTGATGGCGGCCGCGCTGCCGGGGGTGCAGCGGTTCGAGGCCGGGCTCGGGCTGGACCCCGGCCAGCTCCGCACCCTCGACGACCTGCTGCACACCGTGCTGCGCACGCTCGGCGAGGACGGATGA
- a CDS encoding M50 family metallopeptidase — protein MMFVLGILIFFVGILFSVAWHELGHFVTARWFGIKVPEFMVGFGKTIWSTKRGETEYGLKAIPLGGYIRMIGMIPPARGELLGSSRRTGPFQGLIDDVRAQSAMDVRPEDAHRQFYLRKPWKRIVVMAAGPIMNLILAILLFAVLLMGIGQFNGTTTVSAVSECVLPADSTTQTCPAGAPLTPAALAGFRAGDEIVALNGQPFERFDGEELRGAIQRSVGPITVTVLRDGQRLDLNADPISNLVTSVDDPEQLVQGSFLGIGLVSDYERVGLGAVFVEIGDVVGRTGQAIAELPSRVPSLFGSVFLGEERDVNGPIGIVGVSRIGGEVLAQEIPLAAEASLLLNLLAAVNISLFLFNLLPIPPLDGGQIFPAAWEAVKKRIWKVRGKPDPGPVDVAKLMPVAYVVAMVFIVWSGLLLVADVINPVRLFQ, from the coding sequence ATGATGTTCGTGCTCGGCATCCTGATCTTCTTCGTCGGGATCCTGTTCTCGGTGGCCTGGCACGAGCTGGGCCACTTCGTCACCGCCCGCTGGTTCGGCATCAAGGTGCCGGAGTTCATGGTCGGGTTCGGGAAGACGATCTGGTCGACGAAGCGCGGCGAGACCGAGTACGGCCTCAAGGCGATCCCGCTCGGCGGCTACATCCGCATGATCGGGATGATCCCGCCCGCCCGCGGCGAGCTGCTGGGCAGCAGCCGTCGCACCGGTCCGTTCCAGGGCCTGATCGACGACGTGCGCGCGCAGTCCGCGATGGACGTGCGGCCCGAGGACGCGCACCGGCAGTTCTACCTGCGCAAGCCGTGGAAGCGGATCGTCGTGATGGCCGCGGGGCCGATCATGAACCTGATCCTGGCGATCCTGCTGTTCGCGGTGCTGCTGATGGGCATCGGGCAGTTCAACGGCACCACCACCGTCAGCGCGGTCAGCGAGTGCGTCCTGCCCGCCGACTCCACGACGCAGACCTGCCCCGCCGGTGCCCCGCTCACCCCGGCCGCGCTCGCCGGGTTCCGGGCGGGCGACGAGATCGTCGCACTGAACGGGCAGCCCTTCGAGCGGTTCGACGGCGAGGAGCTGCGCGGAGCGATCCAGAGGTCCGTCGGCCCGATCACGGTCACGGTGCTGCGCGACGGCCAGCGCCTCGACCTGAACGCCGACCCGATCAGCAACCTCGTGACGTCGGTCGACGATCCCGAGCAGCTCGTGCAGGGCAGCTTCCTGGGCATCGGGCTGGTGTCGGACTACGAGCGCGTCGGGCTCGGCGCGGTGTTCGTCGAGATCGGCGACGTCGTCGGGCGCACCGGGCAGGCCATCGCCGAGCTGCCGTCGCGGGTGCCGAGCCTGTTCGGGTCGGTGTTCCTGGGCGAGGAGCGCGACGTCAACGGGCCGATCGGCATCGTCGGCGTCTCGCGGATCGGCGGCGAGGTCCTGGCCCAGGAGATCCCGCTGGCCGCCGAGGCGTCGCTGCTGCTCAACCTGCTCGCCGCCGTCAACATCTCGCTGTTCCTGTTCAATCTCCTCCCGATCCCGCCGCTCGACGGCGGGCAGATCTTCCCCGCGGCCTGGGAGGCCGTGAAGAAGCGGATCTGGAAGGTGCGGGGCAAGCCCGACCCCGGGCCGGTCGACGTCGCCAAGCTCATGCCCGTGGCCTACGTCGTCGCGATGGTGTTCATCGTGTGGAGCGGGTTGCTGCTGGTCGCCGACGTGATCAACCCCGTGCGGCTGTTCCAGTGA